In Paenibacillus sp. FSL R7-0345, a single window of DNA contains:
- a CDS encoding AraC family transcriptional regulator, which produces MPRKKKPVIEYRHYSLPIQFPVLLLSGDRWRISDIKSEHLHFHNHLEIGICYSDSGIMEIKGEAVPFKAGDITFLPRFLPHTTYSSKDSASLWSYLFFSPEELFQHSFKSAYTSFEPNLWRVQGHNCVLSREQHPKVYYLATSIVEELKQQRPYYQESAYGLLQSLYIELLRIYSANELLAEQENDQSLKGDFVISPALEYITKHYMTPITIDFLAELCHLSTTHFRRKFHEIMGTAPLDFLTSTRIEEACKQLKSTDDSILSISEQVGFHSISSFNRCFSRLMGASPKEWRKGAQSEAQSAKASILEFTGWV; this is translated from the coding sequence ATGCCCAGAAAAAAGAAGCCCGTCATCGAGTACCGCCACTACAGCCTGCCTATTCAGTTCCCGGTTCTGCTGCTGAGCGGAGACCGCTGGAGAATTTCCGACATCAAATCAGAGCATCTGCATTTTCACAACCATCTGGAAATCGGCATCTGCTATTCGGACAGCGGGATCATGGAGATTAAAGGAGAGGCCGTCCCTTTTAAAGCCGGAGATATCACCTTTCTGCCGCGCTTCCTTCCCCATACCACGTACAGCTCGAAGGATTCGGCCAGCCTGTGGTCCTATCTTTTTTTCTCACCGGAGGAGCTGTTCCAGCATTCCTTCAAAAGCGCTTACACCAGCTTCGAGCCCAATCTCTGGAGGGTCCAGGGCCACAATTGTGTGCTGAGCAGGGAGCAGCATCCCAAGGTCTATTATCTGGCCACCTCCATCGTGGAGGAATTGAAGCAGCAGCGGCCGTATTATCAGGAGAGTGCTTATGGTTTATTGCAATCGCTCTATATTGAGCTGCTGAGGATTTATTCAGCGAATGAGCTGCTGGCTGAGCAGGAGAATGACCAGAGCCTGAAGGGGGATTTTGTGATCTCGCCGGCACTGGAGTATATCACGAAGCATTACATGACGCCGATTACCATCGATTTTCTGGCCGAGCTATGCCACCTGAGCACCACCCATTTCCGCAGAAAATTCCACGAAATCATGGGCACGGCCCCGCTCGATTTTCTGACCAGCACCCGCATCGAAGAAGCCTGCAAGCAGCTAAAAAGCACGGATGATTCGATCCTCTCCATCTCCGAGCAGGTCGGCTTTCATTCCATTTCCAGCTTTAACCGCTGCTTCTCCCGGCTGATGGGCGCCTCGCCCAAAGAGTGGCGCAAGGGGGCTCAGTCTGAGGCACAGTCGGCGAAGGCGTCGATCCTGGAGTTTACGGGCTGGGTGTAG
- a CDS encoding hydantoinase/oxoprolinase family protein yields MNSTVNNTSVADKREVYRIGIDVGGTNTDAALLDSGLRCVHKVKVHTTADVNEGIVEAVRRLLQESGVDAGDIRYAMLGTTHCTNAIVERKHLGRVGLIRIGAPATTAVPPLADWDESLRAAVGPHSYIAAGGYEYDGRMIAKPEAVEITALCRRMAGEVDAVAVCGVFAPVNRAQEKLAGDIVREVLGPDMPVTFSSEIGTIGLLERENASVLNAALLQVIAGVVHGFEEALNGFGIDAQLYICQNDGTLMKSEYALRYPILTIACGPTNSIRGAAHLSGLSDALVVDIGGTTTDIGVLVQGFPRQSSAAVELGGIRTNFRMPDILSIGLGGGTIVRLDGAGRVTVGPDSVGYGLTKRGRIFGGDTLTTTDVAVKLGRAVWPGTDAAVLDEAVCREADEVMQRALEDAIDRMKTSADEVDVILVGGGSILVPDHLAGARRIIRPDHYDAANAIGAALGEVSGESERIYSLDDWKYDDVIQDAKQRAIDEAAAAGANAETVQIVSVEDIPIAYLPGNALLVKVKAAGKL; encoded by the coding sequence ATGAATAGTACAGTGAATAATACTTCTGTTGCTGACAAGAGAGAGGTTTACCGCATCGGGATTGATGTGGGTGGCACGAATACGGATGCCGCACTGCTGGATTCGGGCTTGCGCTGTGTCCACAAGGTGAAGGTGCACACGACAGCCGATGTCAATGAAGGTATCGTCGAGGCGGTTCGCCGGCTGCTGCAGGAAAGCGGCGTGGATGCTGGGGATATCCGCTACGCGATGCTTGGTACCACGCATTGCACGAATGCCATCGTCGAGCGTAAGCATCTTGGCCGCGTCGGCCTGATCCGCATCGGCGCTCCGGCGACAACTGCGGTTCCGCCGCTTGCCGACTGGGACGAATCGCTGCGTGCTGCGGTTGGACCGCATAGCTATATTGCCGCCGGGGGCTATGAATATGACGGCCGGATGATTGCGAAGCCGGAAGCCGTGGAAATTACCGCACTGTGCCGCCGGATGGCCGGCGAAGTCGATGCGGTGGCGGTATGCGGAGTATTTGCTCCTGTAAACCGGGCGCAGGAGAAGCTGGCCGGAGACATCGTCCGCGAGGTACTTGGGCCGGACATGCCCGTCACCTTCTCCAGTGAGATCGGCACCATCGGGCTGCTGGAGCGGGAGAACGCCTCCGTGCTGAACGCGGCTCTGCTGCAAGTCATTGCAGGCGTTGTGCATGGCTTCGAGGAAGCGCTGAACGGTTTCGGCATTGATGCGCAGCTGTATATCTGCCAGAACGACGGTACGTTGATGAAAAGCGAGTATGCGCTCCGTTATCCGATTCTGACCATCGCCTGCGGGCCGACGAATTCGATCCGGGGGGCGGCGCATCTGTCGGGACTGAGCGACGCGCTGGTCGTCGATATCGGCGGCACGACGACGGATATCGGCGTGCTTGTGCAGGGCTTCCCGCGCCAGTCTTCGGCAGCGGTTGAGCTGGGCGGCATCCGTACAAATTTCCGGATGCCGGATATTTTGTCGATCGGCCTGGGTGGCGGAACGATTGTCCGGCTTGACGGCGCGGGCAGGGTGACGGTCGGCCCGGACAGCGTCGGCTATGGGCTGACGAAGCGGGGCCGCATCTTCGGCGGCGATACGCTGACGACTACCGACGTAGCCGTCAAGTTAGGCCGCGCCGTATGGCCGGGTACGGACGCTGCTGTGCTTGATGAGGCGGTATGTCGTGAAGCGGATGAAGTGATGCAGCGGGCCCTGGAGGATGCCATCGACCGGATGAAGACCAGCGCCGATGAGGTGGATGTGATTCTGGTCGGCGGCGGCAGCATTTTGGTGCCGGATCATCTGGCCGGGGCGCGCCGGATCATCCGGCCGGACCATTATGATGCGGCGAATGCCATTGGCGCTGCGCTCGGAGAGGTAAGCGGTGAGTCGGAGCGCATCTATTCGCTGGATGACTGGAAGTACGACGACGTCATTCAGGATGCGAAGCAGCGCGCCATAGATGAGGCGGCCGCTGCCGGAGCGAACGCGGAAACAGTGCAAATCGTATCCGTCGAGGATATTCCGATTGCCTATCTGCCGGGCAATGCGCTGCTGGTGAAAGTGAAGGCGGCGGGCAAGCTGTAA
- a CDS encoding glycoside hydrolase family 88 protein, producing the protein MLQLDYDKELILSVIDKVTKKTLAMDLTWDWPCGVAYYGVSRAYKVTGNKEYLDTLIRWADEYIELGLPTWTVNTCAMGHMLITLYEETGNQKYWDIVMSKVDYLQNNALRFGDNVLQHTVSANNDFPEQAWADTLFMAAFFLLRVGSKLNDQTLINDALNNYYWHIKYLQNPSTGFWYHGYNNVKQDHMSGFYWGRANAWGAYTMSQVKPLLHDWYLYPQCMDVECSLRDQLAALKLVQTENGLWRTVLNDVESYEEVSASAGIAAAMVNNGNPLHTKYVQKALKGILENISEDGRVLNVSGGTAVMKDREGYCNIPKDWIQGWGQGLALAFLSDMIK; encoded by the coding sequence ATGCTGCAATTGGATTATGACAAGGAACTGATTTTAAGCGTAATTGATAAGGTTACCAAGAAGACACTGGCTATGGACTTAACCTGGGACTGGCCTTGCGGCGTTGCTTATTACGGGGTATCGAGAGCTTACAAGGTTACGGGCAACAAAGAGTACCTCGATACGCTGATCCGCTGGGCAGATGAATATATTGAGCTGGGTCTGCCGACCTGGACGGTTAACACCTGTGCGATGGGGCACATGCTGATTACGCTCTACGAAGAGACAGGCAATCAGAAATATTGGGATATTGTAATGAGCAAGGTCGATTATCTGCAAAATAACGCGCTCCGCTTCGGAGATAACGTGCTGCAGCATACTGTGTCGGCGAACAATGATTTTCCTGAGCAGGCTTGGGCGGATACGCTGTTTATGGCGGCCTTCTTCCTGCTGCGTGTCGGCAGTAAGCTGAACGACCAGACCTTGATCAACGATGCCTTGAACAATTATTACTGGCATATTAAATATCTGCAAAATCCAAGCACAGGCTTCTGGTATCACGGCTACAACAATGTGAAGCAGGATCACATGAGCGGATTCTACTGGGGCAGAGCGAATGCCTGGGGTGCCTACACGATGTCACAGGTTAAGCCGCTGCTGCATGACTGGTATCTGTATCCGCAATGCATGGATGTGGAGTGTTCGCTGCGTGATCAGCTGGCTGCACTCAAGCTTGTCCAGACCGAAAACGGCCTCTGGCGGACGGTGCTGAATGATGTGGAGTCCTATGAGGAAGTGTCTGCGTCTGCAGGGATTGCGGCAGCCATGGTCAACAACGGTAATCCGCTGCACACCAAATACGTACAGAAGGCGCTTAAGGGCATTCTCGAGAACATCAGTGAAGACGGACGTGTACTCAATGTATCCGGCGGCACTGCTGTGATGAAGGACCGTGAAGGCTACTGCAACATTCCCAAAGACTGGATTCAGGGCTGGGGCCAAGGCTTAGCGCTTGCCTTCCTGTCCGATATGATTAAATAG
- the gnpA gene encoding 1,3-beta-galactosyl-N-acetylhexosamine phosphorylase encodes MTKHTKGSFTLPGESGYEKLTLELAERWGADVIRDSDGTKLSDEIINAGYGIYSTICIIRDHNTWASQNQDKLQQTFLITNPKVAVQDYLSIYVMEDFFADQFRVNDSKEAFKYWQVTDRTTGEELPREQWNYDRESGNVVLTGITPWHKYTVSFMAYRIWEEISMYNHTTNNWTKDHLMQIDPMYSETQEYMLDWMEQWCVEHKETTVVRFTSLFYNFAWIWGSSERNRHLFSDWGSYDFTVSARALDLFAKKYGYSLTAEDFVNGGKYRVSHIPAEQRKLDWMEFINDFVIGFAKQLIDIVHSHGKLAYVFYDDSWVGMEPYNDRFEEFGFDGMIKCVFSGYEARMCSGVKVDTHEIRLHPYLFPVGLGGAPTFMEGGDPTLDAKKYWINIRRALLREPIDRIGLGGYLHLVEPYPDFCDYIEKIADEFREIKELHSKGKPYQVKTKVAVLHSWGKLRSWTLSGHFHETFMHDLIHINEALSGSPVEVQFIDFEDIRQGVLNNVDVVINAGAAGSAWSGGKHWNDSKVVDILTKWVYEGGTFIGVNQPSAVEGYDTFFRMAHVLGVDEDTGARVVHGRWAFEAKDELGLLPEGASIEAKQGVYLTDGAASVVQQSGGRITLSSNAFGKGKGIYLPSFEFNLENTRLLLNLIRYAGGELNDNKYITDNLYTECAYYPESKILVVINNSSETQKTSVETEFGVQTLELAPYDTVIKTIG; translated from the coding sequence TTGACTAAACATACTAAGGGCTCTTTTACCCTGCCGGGCGAATCCGGTTACGAAAAGCTGACACTGGAGCTGGCTGAACGCTGGGGTGCGGATGTGATCCGTGACAGTGACGGCACCAAGCTGTCTGATGAGATTATCAATGCAGGCTACGGCATCTATTCCACAATCTGTATCATCCGTGACCATAATACCTGGGCATCGCAAAATCAGGATAAGCTGCAGCAGACCTTCCTGATCACCAATCCGAAGGTTGCCGTGCAGGATTACTTGTCCATCTATGTGATGGAGGACTTCTTTGCTGACCAGTTCAGAGTGAATGACTCCAAAGAAGCGTTCAAATACTGGCAGGTTACCGACCGGACGACGGGTGAAGAGCTGCCGCGCGAGCAGTGGAATTATGACCGTGAATCGGGAAATGTGGTGCTGACTGGAATTACGCCTTGGCATAAATACACCGTCAGCTTCATGGCTTACCGCATCTGGGAAGAGATCTCTATGTACAACCACACCACCAATAACTGGACCAAAGACCACCTGATGCAGATTGATCCGATGTACTCGGAGACTCAGGAGTATATGCTGGACTGGATGGAACAATGGTGTGTGGAGCATAAAGAAACAACTGTAGTCCGGTTCACTTCCTTATTCTATAACTTTGCATGGATCTGGGGCAGCAGTGAGCGCAACCGTCACCTGTTCTCCGACTGGGGTTCATATGATTTTACCGTGAGTGCAAGAGCGCTTGACCTGTTTGCCAAAAAATACGGCTATTCCCTGACCGCTGAGGATTTCGTTAACGGCGGAAAGTACCGTGTCAGCCACATTCCGGCCGAGCAGCGCAAGCTGGATTGGATGGAGTTCATTAATGACTTTGTCATTGGCTTCGCTAAACAGCTCATTGATATTGTGCACAGTCACGGCAAGCTGGCCTATGTCTTCTACGATGACAGCTGGGTCGGCATGGAGCCTTACAATGACCGGTTCGAGGAGTTTGGATTCGACGGCATGATCAAATGTGTATTCTCGGGTTATGAAGCGCGGATGTGCTCCGGCGTCAAAGTGGACACGCACGAAATCCGTCTGCATCCTTACCTGTTCCCGGTTGGACTGGGCGGTGCTCCTACCTTCATGGAGGGCGGAGATCCTACGCTGGATGCAAAGAAATACTGGATCAACATCCGCCGCGCCCTTTTGCGCGAGCCGATTGACCGTATTGGACTTGGTGGCTATCTGCATCTGGTTGAGCCATATCCGGACTTCTGCGACTACATCGAGAAGATTGCCGATGAATTCAGAGAGATCAAAGAGCTGCACAGCAAGGGCAAGCCTTACCAGGTGAAGACCAAGGTAGCGGTGCTGCACAGCTGGGGCAAGCTGAGATCCTGGACGCTGTCCGGCCATTTCCACGAAACCTTTATGCATGATCTGATCCATATTAATGAAGCATTGTCCGGCTCGCCGGTGGAAGTGCAGTTCATCGACTTCGAGGACATCCGTCAAGGCGTACTGAATAACGTTGATGTAGTAATCAATGCAGGTGCAGCAGGTTCTGCCTGGAGCGGCGGCAAGCACTGGAACGACAGCAAAGTGGTCGACATTCTGACCAAGTGGGTATATGAAGGCGGGACGTTCATCGGGGTGAACCAGCCTTCGGCAGTAGAAGGATATGATACGTTCTTCAGAATGGCCCATGTTCTTGGTGTGGATGAGGATACAGGTGCCAGAGTGGTGCATGGCCGGTGGGCTTTTGAAGCCAAGGATGAGCTGGGTCTGTTGCCGGAAGGAGCAAGCATTGAAGCGAAGCAGGGCGTTTATCTGACAGATGGTGCGGCTTCGGTTGTGCAGCAGTCGGGGGGCAGAATCACGCTGTCCTCGAACGCTTTTGGCAAAGGAAAAGGGATCTACCTGCCTTCCTTCGAGTTCAACCTGGAGAATACGAGACTGCTGCTCAACCTGATCCGTTATGCGGGCGGCGAGCTGAATGACAACAAGTACATCACGGATAACCTCTACACAGAGTGCGCTTACTATCCGGAGAGCAAGATTCTCGTTGTGATCAATAACAGCTCGGAGACGCAGAAGACCTCGGTGGAGACGGAGTTCGGCGTGCAGACGCTGGAGCTTGCTCCTTATGATACTGTGATTAAGACGATTGGCTAA
- a CDS encoding CAP domain-containing protein, translating to MILVRKKRIRAVRRQLVHLLQGTFLFIMLTGMVSTGIFGATGTVAAADTSVEGAGYTSDQQEGLNFLNAVRARAGIPPVQLSASITRAAIAHAEFYNANQADLPGLSAHSEVSGKPGYTGKSAMERMLAAGWSSGSRGYSYGEVMHFGQKSSKAAIQGWLDTAYHRAIILDPGYTEIGIALVGGTAVLDAGGPGMSQQTKVGITVYPYNQQTDVPVGFYGGEIPDPLAQFAAEYSGYIISAKTDKDMTSHTAVLTDETGAEVPFYEEARGDDLYIFPKSVLKGYHRYTISLKYRIEDSADDLEKVWSFTTGKGHALTQLLPEYKEIMINEGGQFQLHVKGGYDDGTTEMLPGSEVKYAVNQKNGLSVSANGTIAGVKSGDYMLTVSSAGVSSPVKVKVYSKWKTKAYPAANPGKLTDIKGHKALPAIEWALQAGIMTEAGKGLFKPEAAVSEAEFWTMLLKAYKINIEAYRPAASKHWADTAYLIAKERNFPLSGLTNPYARDSRITRLKIAEIIAAADGLNYKGNDAVKLVLGKDYVRCETELSLAGYQGEKTITRAEAAQILYYLRPKLSELRGRPVSATPASSLPELPPKEVYIEPVTLEDRTFFAKFNEDHSLTLKGKFIQFAGQTLKVSMQTQEMPRKMLEEVTVTLDNEGNFQLDCGPYEQIGLNLYLKTPKGSFYLNIQYKTMNKYLYSASYNS from the coding sequence ATGATACTTGTCAGAAAAAAGCGAATCCGGGCAGTTCGCAGACAGCTTGTGCACTTGCTGCAGGGTACGTTTCTCTTCATCATGCTCACCGGAATGGTAAGTACAGGAATATTCGGTGCAACCGGTACGGTTGCTGCGGCAGATACATCTGTAGAAGGAGCCGGGTATACCTCAGACCAGCAGGAAGGTCTAAACTTCCTGAATGCGGTGCGCGCCCGCGCCGGTATTCCGCCTGTGCAATTGAGTGCCTCCATTACCAGGGCAGCCATTGCGCATGCTGAATTTTACAATGCTAATCAGGCAGATCTGCCAGGCCTTAGTGCCCACTCCGAAGTTTCGGGTAAACCCGGATATACAGGAAAGTCGGCAATGGAACGGATGCTTGCGGCCGGCTGGAGCTCAGGCTCTCGGGGATATTCCTACGGTGAGGTTATGCATTTTGGCCAAAAAAGCAGTAAAGCAGCTATCCAAGGCTGGCTCGATACAGCGTATCACCGTGCCATTATCTTAGATCCCGGCTACACCGAAATTGGAATTGCCCTCGTCGGCGGGACAGCGGTATTAGATGCCGGAGGTCCCGGAATGAGCCAGCAGACCAAGGTGGGGATTACTGTGTACCCCTATAATCAGCAGACCGATGTTCCTGTCGGATTCTATGGCGGCGAAATTCCGGATCCGCTGGCCCAGTTTGCTGCCGAATACTCTGGTTACATTATATCTGCCAAAACCGATAAAGACATGACTTCGCATACGGCAGTACTCACTGATGAGACGGGAGCAGAGGTTCCTTTTTATGAGGAAGCTAGAGGTGATGATTTATATATTTTTCCTAAGTCAGTATTAAAGGGGTATCACAGGTATACCATATCGCTGAAGTATCGCATAGAAGATTCTGCGGATGATCTGGAAAAGGTATGGTCGTTTACAACTGGAAAGGGTCATGCTCTAACACAACTGCTGCCAGAGTATAAGGAAATCATGATTAATGAGGGTGGACAGTTCCAGCTTCATGTTAAAGGCGGTTATGATGACGGGACAACGGAAATGCTGCCGGGTAGTGAAGTGAAATATGCGGTTAACCAGAAGAATGGCCTGAGTGTCTCAGCAAACGGTACGATAGCGGGTGTCAAATCAGGAGATTACATGCTCACGGTATCTTCAGCGGGGGTATCTTCACCCGTAAAGGTGAAGGTGTACTCTAAATGGAAAACAAAGGCCTACCCTGCAGCTAACCCGGGCAAGCTGACAGACATTAAGGGACACAAAGCGCTGCCTGCAATTGAGTGGGCACTTCAGGCCGGCATCATGACCGAAGCCGGAAAGGGGCTTTTCAAACCTGAAGCTGCAGTAAGCGAAGCTGAATTCTGGACTATGCTGCTGAAAGCTTATAAGATCAACATCGAAGCTTACCGGCCTGCTGCAAGTAAGCATTGGGCTGACACAGCGTATCTTATTGCCAAGGAACGAAACTTTCCGCTTAGCGGATTAACCAATCCATACGCAAGGGATAGCCGGATCACCCGGTTAAAGATTGCAGAAATTATTGCTGCTGCAGACGGGCTGAATTATAAAGGCAATGATGCTGTGAAGCTGGTGCTGGGCAAGGATTATGTAAGATGTGAAACAGAGCTTTCACTCGCGGGCTATCAGGGGGAGAAGACGATTACACGTGCTGAAGCTGCCCAGATTCTTTATTATTTGCGTCCTAAGCTTAGTGAACTGCGGGGGCGGCCGGTTAGTGCAACGCCAGCATCCAGTCTGCCGGAGCTTCCTCCCAAGGAAGTGTATATTGAGCCGGTTACTCTTGAAGACCGGACCTTCTTTGCGAAATTCAACGAAGATCATTCACTCACGTTAAAGGGGAAATTCATTCAATTTGCCGGCCAAACGCTCAAGGTGAGTATGCAGACACAGGAAATGCCCCGTAAGATGCTGGAAGAGGTGACGGTAACCTTAGACAATGAAGGAAACTTTCAATTAGACTGTGGGCCCTATGAGCAAATCGGATTGAATCTGTATCTGAAAACGCCCAAAGGCAGCTTCTATCTGAATATACAATATAAGACGATGAATAAATATCTTTATTCCGCTTCATACAACAGTTAA
- a CDS encoding DUF4317 domain-containing protein produces the protein MNKKEVAHIRKQFKLDHDLLSLYDILNVYVMKETNEIYHWERLPFGLVDREKQELYMGNFKKLLTGELDHKLFELKFQDEVEEPAKVMLHQGLITGDPEEWQDLMLMLVDRMLADTKYEKDTVITFVRGQYHRPTKARNEESEESEKNETFAHQFILCSVNSTEQQRKNLMFDYVEREFKYNVIVDPIVKLSSPEQGFFYPSVTDNYSDINRVLYCTGKSNYPDPQFIEQVLNAETSVTAMEERAYFEDIVKEIAGEHLDTTTIAQVYEQIQQVIEDGQGEEEPATLDFKDVERVLKVSGVEDVTAEKVERAFETIIDDRNYEMKAASVIPKFTTKSIKIETKVATISVSPQDLRYVKQVNYQGKRCIMIEVDEDVVIEGFTLSTEIL, from the coding sequence ATGAATAAAAAAGAAGTAGCGCATATCCGCAAGCAGTTCAAGCTGGACCATGACTTGCTGAGCCTGTACGATATCCTGAACGTGTATGTGATGAAGGAAACGAACGAGATTTATCACTGGGAGCGCCTGCCGTTCGGCCTTGTAGACCGGGAGAAGCAGGAGCTGTATATGGGCAATTTCAAAAAACTGCTGACCGGCGAGCTGGACCACAAGCTGTTCGAGCTTAAGTTTCAGGATGAGGTGGAGGAGCCTGCCAAGGTTATGCTGCATCAGGGGCTGATCACAGGTGATCCGGAAGAGTGGCAGGACCTCATGCTGATGCTGGTCGACCGGATGCTGGCTGATACCAAGTATGAAAAAGATACCGTAATCACCTTCGTACGCGGACAATACCACCGGCCGACCAAAGCCAGAAATGAAGAAAGCGAAGAGAGCGAGAAGAACGAGACGTTCGCGCATCAGTTTATTCTGTGCAGCGTGAATTCCACGGAGCAGCAGCGTAAAAACCTCATGTTCGACTATGTGGAACGCGAGTTCAAGTATAACGTCATCGTTGATCCGATTGTGAAGCTTAGCTCACCGGAGCAGGGATTCTTTTATCCGAGTGTGACGGACAACTATTCCGATATTAACCGCGTGCTGTACTGTACGGGCAAATCGAATTATCCGGACCCGCAGTTCATCGAGCAGGTGCTGAATGCAGAGACTTCTGTGACAGCGATGGAAGAGAGAGCCTATTTCGAGGACATCGTGAAGGAGATTGCCGGCGAACATCTGGATACAACCACCATCGCCCAGGTATATGAGCAGATCCAGCAGGTTATCGAGGACGGCCAGGGTGAGGAAGAGCCGGCTACGCTGGATTTCAAGGATGTGGAACGCGTTCTGAAGGTAAGCGGTGTAGAGGATGTCACGGCGGAAAAGGTGGAGCGGGCCTTCGAAACGATCATCGACGACCGGAATTACGAGATGAAGGCAGCCAGCGTGATCCCGAAATTCACGACCAAATCGATCAAAATCGAAACCAAGGTAGCCACCATCTCCGTCAGCCCGCAGGATCTGCGGTATGTTAAGCAGGTTAATTACCAGGGTAAACGCTGCATCATGATTGAGGTTGATGAGGATGTGGTGATTGAAGGGTTTACGCTTAGTACGGAGATTTTGTAA
- a CDS encoding carbohydrate-binding domain-containing protein, whose protein sequence is MKNNQFISIKVLTFAALLSLSVVGCSNAQDNSAAVVTSTQAVATQAASSTASSGTTSTGDATEGAATTGTTGTTTAADTSALFSDRDLEQTADLTAATRMNLVSNQDVTLSEEGVYVLSGDVENVTVVVDAAEEAKVQIVLDGVSITNDDAPAIYVKAADKVFVTSTDSDNDMEVTGTYVADGETNLDAVIFSRADLTLNGTGSLDIISAQGNGISSKDDLKITGGVYTIKSSADALEANDAILINDGTVTIETGKDALHSENEEDTTLGNIYIEGGTLNITAADDAITANNLVQIDGGTINIETAVEGIEGNNIIINDGQITVYATDDGINATPKVSDNASIEVNGGTIKVTMGSGDTDAFDSNGNLYINGGTIDVEATSAFDADGTAELNGGTVTVNGEQITEITESRGGGGGGGFRGGAGGGRGTGQ, encoded by the coding sequence ATGAAAAATAACCAATTTATCAGCATAAAGGTCCTAACGTTTGCCGCATTGCTAAGTTTATCTGTCGTAGGGTGCTCTAATGCACAGGACAATAGCGCTGCAGTAGTTACAAGTACACAGGCAGTAGCAACGCAAGCTGCAAGCTCTACCGCGTCATCCGGCACAACGTCAACAGGAGATGCAACTGAAGGCGCTGCAACAACCGGAACAACCGGAACAACTACGGCTGCAGACACATCAGCACTATTCAGTGACCGCGATCTGGAGCAGACGGCGGATCTGACAGCTGCCACCCGGATGAATCTGGTAAGCAATCAGGATGTGACCCTGAGCGAGGAAGGTGTATATGTACTAAGCGGTGATGTGGAAAATGTAACGGTGGTGGTCGATGCAGCTGAGGAAGCAAAGGTACAAATCGTCCTTGACGGTGTCAGTATAACTAACGATGACGCACCAGCCATTTATGTAAAAGCAGCAGATAAAGTATTCGTTACCTCGACTGACAGTGACAACGATATGGAGGTAACCGGAACCTACGTGGCAGACGGGGAGACCAATCTGGATGCCGTGATTTTCTCCAGAGCCGATTTAACCCTGAACGGAACCGGCAGCCTGGATATTATATCGGCTCAAGGGAATGGCATCTCTTCCAAGGATGATCTCAAAATCACTGGAGGCGTGTATACCATAAAATCCTCAGCAGATGCATTGGAAGCGAACGATGCTATTCTGATCAACGACGGAACGGTTACGATTGAAACCGGTAAGGATGCGCTGCATAGCGAAAACGAGGAAGACACCACTCTCGGCAATATCTATATCGAAGGCGGTACTTTAAATATCACTGCAGCGGATGATGCTATCACGGCCAACAATCTTGTGCAAATCGACGGCGGTACCATTAACATTGAGACCGCTGTGGAAGGCATCGAGGGCAATAATATTATAATCAATGATGGCCAGATCACAGTGTATGCGACAGATGACGGCATCAACGCTACGCCAAAAGTGAGCGATAATGCGTCCATTGAAGTCAACGGCGGGACGATCAAAGTAACCATGGGCAGCGGAGATACGGATGCGTTTGACTCAAACGGTAACCTCTATATTAATGGTGGAACCATTGATGTTGAAGCCACTTCCGCTTTTGATGCGGATGGGACTGCTGAACTGAACGGCGGCACGGTCACAGTTAACGGTGAGCAGATTACGGAAATCACGGAATCACGCGGTGGAGGCGGTGGAGGCGGCTTCCGGGGTGGTGCTGGCGGCGGTAGAGGGACTGGGCAATGA